A window of Photobacterium sp. GJ3 contains these coding sequences:
- a CDS encoding ornithine cyclodeaminase family protein, with protein sequence MKIFRASDIHRLIQQTDLIAFLTQQLAQKPEGITVPQRTLMIDPSPFSVFGTMPAKDDIAGLFMVKNAALVSSNRGAAIHAMTQVFHTRTGEPMAIMDGAAMTGYRTAGVAAAIMLHCTDEAADSLAVLGAGVQARHHLMAVFAVRRIREVSLCSRGQEKLRALKHWIEHTYPEVRVRLADSAAECVAGKSLVIAATTSQEPLFSMDGLAAEAHVSLIGGHSLESRELSHADMFRYRVITEDRAFAMAEAGHCHAACLEPHELFQLDRSVLAAQKTIFSSVGTALMDLYFVRFLLDISKNESLSQLSLTD encoded by the coding sequence ATGAAAATTTTCCGGGCCAGTGACATCCACCGACTGATTCAGCAGACCGATCTGATTGCATTCCTCACACAGCAGCTGGCTCAGAAACCGGAGGGCATCACGGTGCCACAGCGGACACTGATGATTGATCCGTCTCCTTTCTCTGTTTTTGGCACCATGCCAGCGAAAGATGATATTGCCGGTCTCTTCATGGTGAAGAATGCGGCGTTGGTGAGCAGCAACCGTGGTGCGGCCATTCATGCCATGACTCAGGTGTTTCATACACGCACGGGTGAGCCGATGGCCATCATGGATGGTGCCGCGATGACGGGCTACCGGACTGCCGGAGTTGCGGCTGCAATCATGCTGCATTGTACCGATGAAGCGGCAGACAGTCTGGCAGTGCTGGGTGCAGGCGTTCAGGCCAGACATCACCTGATGGCTGTGTTTGCGGTGAGGCGTATCCGGGAAGTCAGCTTGTGCTCAAGAGGACAGGAAAAATTGCGGGCATTGAAGCACTGGATAGAGCACACCTATCCCGAAGTCCGCGTCCGTCTGGCGGATTCAGCGGCAGAGTGCGTTGCCGGGAAGTCATTGGTGATTGCCGCCACCACCAGCCAGGAGCCTTTGTTCTCTATGGACGGGCTGGCTGCCGAAGCACATGTCAGCCTGATTGGTGGCCATTCTCTGGAAAGCCGGGAACTGAGTCATGCCGATATGTTCCGGTATCGGGTGATCACCGAAGACCGGGCGTTTGCGATGGCAGAAGCTGGGCATTGTCATGCCGCCTGTCTGGAGCCTCATGAGCTGTTTCAGCTGGATCGCTCGGTACTGGCAGCTCAAAAGACAATTTTCAGCTCGGTGGGTACCGCCCTGATGGATCTTTATTTCGTCCGGTTTTTACTGGATATCAGCAAGAACGAATCGCTTTCACAACTCTCATTAACGGACTGA
- a CDS encoding CoA ester lyase: MVNVKSLLCGPAEKYDVVSRAIMTGASVAHFDLEDSVPLSRKSATRAAILKQLKHPIPIPTAVRINALNTQLGLEDILGFIHQNVAPDIMIVPKVESPETARIAGDILKEHFPETRIFCVIESIKALKSLDRIILEPDFIQGMIFGAADFSGDMGKVPSALDLTYAKTQIALAANQINAVAIDSPCFQIHDVLRLETECLQARALGFHGKIAIHPGQVSRINQAFAPTEHEYTFSKNILDTLTGPDEREASSIRTVGENMIGPPFIRIAEKIVKSME, encoded by the coding sequence ATGGTGAACGTCAAAAGCTTACTCTGTGGGCCGGCGGAAAAATATGATGTTGTCAGCCGAGCGATAATGACCGGGGCGAGTGTTGCCCATTTTGATTTGGAGGACTCCGTGCCTCTGAGCAGGAAATCGGCGACGCGCGCTGCTATTCTGAAGCAACTCAAACATCCCATTCCCATCCCGACAGCCGTTCGGATCAATGCCTTGAATACTCAATTGGGCCTTGAAGATATCCTTGGGTTTATTCATCAGAACGTTGCCCCGGATATTATGATTGTGCCCAAAGTTGAATCGCCGGAAACGGCAAGAATTGCAGGTGATATTTTAAAAGAACATTTTCCGGAAACGCGTATATTTTGTGTGATTGAAAGTATTAAAGCGCTGAAAAGTCTCGACAGAATCATTCTTGAACCTGATTTTATTCAGGGCATGATTTTTGGCGCTGCTGATTTTTCCGGTGATATGGGTAAAGTTCCGAGTGCCCTCGATCTGACCTATGCCAAAACACAGATTGCTTTGGCGGCGAATCAAATCAATGCGGTGGCCATTGATTCTCCCTGTTTTCAAATTCATGACGTCTTACGCCTGGAAACGGAATGCCTGCAGGCCAGAGCGCTTGGATTTCACGGCAAAATTGCGATTCATCCCGGACAAGTCTCAAGGATTAATCAGGCATTTGCGCCGACCGAGCATGAATATACCTTTTCGAAAAATATCCTCGACACACTGACGGGACCGGATGAGCGCGAAGCATCCAGTATTCGCACTGTGGGCGAAAACATGATCGGGCCCCCTTTTATACGTATTGCAGAAAAGATTGTGAAATCAATGGAGTGA
- a CDS encoding DNA polymerase III subunit psi yields the protein MQQRDIQILQEMGLSAWQIRKPDCFPALTQSVIDLPAQCRLLFVTAETLDEHDAWLFGNILRSMKLTPEQALSLPPHALSELGEHHLIWCWFAGCDGVAPSDCRVLHSESLRLMHEKPASKKALWQQICAFND from the coding sequence ATGCAACAACGAGATATTCAAATCCTGCAGGAAATGGGGCTGTCGGCATGGCAGATTCGAAAACCCGACTGTTTTCCTGCGCTGACGCAATCGGTCATTGATCTGCCGGCGCAGTGTCGGCTGCTGTTCGTCACAGCAGAAACACTGGACGAACATGATGCCTGGCTGTTCGGAAACATTTTGCGCAGCATGAAACTGACCCCGGAGCAGGCGTTGTCCTTACCACCGCATGCACTCAGTGAACTGGGGGAGCACCATCTGATCTGGTGCTGGTTTGCAGGATGTGATGGCGTCGCACCGAGCGATTGCCGGGTGCTGCATTCTGAATCTCTGCGGTTGATGCATGAAAAGCCCGCCAGCAAAAAAGCCTTATGGCAGCAGATTTGTGCATTCAATGATTGA
- the rimI gene encoding ribosomal protein S18-alanine N-acetyltransferase translates to MIECIPMQATHLDDVWNIEQSAHQYPWTENQIRETPGRLALNLTLLVDGCVAGYCFGQSVAGEASLLNIAVDPQRQGQGLGRQLLRAFMAAAKTGGAEEIWLEVRASNQNANYLYQICGFVLISRREGYYRAGDLQTGTEREDALIMKAEL, encoded by the coding sequence ATGATTGAGTGTATCCCGATGCAGGCGACACATCTGGATGACGTCTGGAACATCGAGCAATCGGCTCACCAGTATCCATGGACGGAAAACCAGATCCGCGAAACGCCGGGCCGGCTGGCATTGAATCTGACCTTGCTGGTCGATGGCTGCGTGGCTGGCTATTGTTTCGGACAATCTGTCGCTGGCGAGGCGAGTTTACTCAATATTGCTGTCGATCCGCAGCGGCAGGGGCAGGGACTGGGGCGACAGCTGCTGCGGGCGTTCATGGCCGCAGCCAAAACGGGAGGAGCGGAGGAAATCTGGCTCGAAGTACGGGCCAGCAATCAGAACGCCAACTATCTGTATCAGATCTGCGGGTTCGTACTGATCAGCCGTCGGGAAGGATATTACCGGGCGGGTGACCTTCAAACGGGCACCGAGCGGGAAGATGCCCTGATCATGAAGGCTGAACTTTAG
- a CDS encoding bifunctional diguanylate cyclase/phosphodiesterase codes for MPTELIHNWFFQLTGNSPFLFAILDKDHRYVAVNPHYCQLSGLSREELVGRCDTDILGAVFYDTLKPYYERALRGESMEGEVILNEHRHHSSLHFSVSPLRNDASEITHIVMHAIDTSERLQLSHALAEREEHFQQLSHLVSDGCLLIEKNQILSANATAAQILGFASAEALMGEDLGQLLIDSRNHRPFGEQLAALSNGKTYHCLTSAQCQTEHALSLIIKDTQVVGSPASLVVLRQALTHQVQPEQVEQLIHTDPLTGLFNRHGFSRRLEQMITRQIPLAMLYLDIDNFKNINDSLGHHIGDRVLQEISQRLRQLLPENAVIGHLGGDEFGILLPEPAHTDIGEQVSKKIIALVNQPFDLLHFSKHLACSIGMVDYPGNGSDARMLLQHADTAMYEAKNRGRNRMVTFDETMNKEARMRLWLEIELQKALQNRGLEVWYQPKVSARDFSIHGAEALVRWKHPIEGYISPAQFIPVAERSGLIEQLGKVVMREVFTTVKRWKQQGLLLGRVAINLSPQQFGNPNLIQYVADLQRTTGVNPNDITFELTESAMMGENEHTIQMLNAIKKLGFALSIDDFGTGYSSLSYLARFPLDELKIDRAFIKDLETVPKQLTLIENIINLGKALNMCVVAEGVETRQQAALLSNLNCDYIQGFHFFRPLPKHDLETILLKNLRSKL; via the coding sequence ATGCCGACTGAACTTATTCACAATTGGTTTTTTCAACTGACTGGCAACAGCCCGTTTCTTTTTGCCATTCTGGATAAAGATCACCGTTATGTTGCCGTAAACCCCCATTATTGTCAGCTTAGCGGCCTGAGCCGCGAAGAACTGGTGGGGCGGTGTGACACCGATATTCTGGGTGCAGTATTCTATGACACGTTGAAGCCTTATTATGAGCGTGCGCTACGCGGTGAGTCGATGGAAGGCGAAGTCATTTTGAATGAACACCGCCACCACTCCAGCCTGCATTTCAGTGTGTCACCGCTGCGTAACGATGCCTCAGAGATCACACACATCGTGATGCATGCCATCGACACTTCCGAACGCCTGCAACTCAGTCATGCGCTAGCAGAGCGGGAAGAGCACTTCCAGCAGCTCAGTCACCTGGTGAGTGATGGCTGCCTGCTGATTGAAAAAAATCAGATTCTCTCAGCCAATGCAACAGCCGCTCAGATTTTGGGATTTGCGTCCGCCGAGGCTTTGATGGGCGAAGATCTCGGACAACTCTTAATTGACAGCCGCAATCACCGGCCTTTTGGTGAGCAACTGGCAGCCCTCAGCAATGGGAAAACCTACCATTGCCTGACCAGCGCACAGTGCCAGACAGAACATGCCCTGTCACTCATTATCAAAGATACGCAAGTGGTCGGGTCTCCGGCCAGTCTGGTGGTCTTGCGGCAAGCCCTGACGCATCAGGTCCAGCCGGAGCAAGTCGAGCAACTGATCCATACCGACCCCCTGACCGGGTTGTTTAACCGCCATGGCTTCAGTCGCCGTCTGGAGCAGATGATCACACGTCAGATCCCATTGGCGATGTTGTATCTGGATATCGATAACTTCAAAAATATCAATGATTCACTGGGTCATCATATCGGTGACCGTGTGCTGCAGGAAATATCACAACGGTTGCGGCAACTGCTGCCGGAAAATGCCGTGATTGGTCACCTTGGCGGAGATGAATTCGGTATCCTTCTGCCCGAGCCAGCACATACCGATATTGGTGAGCAGGTCTCCAAAAAAATCATTGCGCTGGTGAATCAGCCCTTCGATCTGCTGCATTTCAGCAAGCACCTCGCCTGCTCCATCGGCATGGTGGATTACCCGGGGAATGGCAGCGACGCGCGTATGTTGCTCCAGCATGCCGATACGGCGATGTATGAAGCAAAAAACCGGGGACGCAACCGGATGGTGACCTTCGACGAGACCATGAACAAAGAAGCCAGAATGCGTCTCTGGCTGGAAATCGAATTACAGAAAGCCCTGCAGAACCGTGGGCTTGAGGTCTGGTATCAGCCCAAAGTCAGTGCCCGGGATTTTTCCATCCATGGTGCCGAGGCGCTGGTTCGCTGGAAGCACCCCATTGAAGGCTATATCAGTCCGGCACAATTTATTCCGGTTGCAGAACGTTCCGGCCTGATTGAGCAATTAGGCAAAGTGGTCATGCGGGAAGTGTTCACGACGGTGAAGCGCTGGAAACAACAGGGACTACTGCTAGGACGGGTCGCAATTAACCTGTCGCCGCAGCAGTTTGGCAATCCCAACCTGATCCAGTACGTGGCCGATCTGCAACGGACGACGGGCGTGAATCCGAATGACATTACCTTCGAGCTGACCGAAAGCGCCATGATGGGGGAAAATGAACACACGATTCAAATGCTCAACGCCATCAAAAAGCTTGGCTTTGCCCTGTCGATTGATGACTTTGGAACGGGCTATTCATCCCTGTCTTATCTGGCACGTTTTCCGCTGGATGAACTGAAAATCGACCGGGCTTTCATCAAAGATCTTGAGACGGTACCGAAGCAGCTGACACTGATTGAAAATATCATCAATCTGGGTAAAG
- a CDS encoding GNAT family N-acetyltransferase produces the protein MLIRTEVPSDILPIDALLKATFETQAEANLVMALREEGQRTLSLVACSDEGEVIGHAFFSPVTVDGQDDGWQGLAPLAVKSDCQGQGIGQALMREGAEILAELGYPVVVVLGDSAYYGKGGFVTAANHGLRCSWPVPEEAFMVRELIHGTLDQRQGLVEYSAQFSAL, from the coding sequence ATGCTGATACGAACTGAAGTGCCGTCGGATATTTTGCCGATCGATGCGTTGCTGAAAGCAACCTTTGAAACACAGGCGGAAGCGAATCTGGTCATGGCATTACGTGAAGAGGGTCAGAGAACATTATCCTTGGTTGCCTGTTCAGACGAGGGTGAGGTGATCGGCCATGCTTTTTTCAGCCCGGTGACCGTCGATGGTCAGGATGATGGCTGGCAGGGGTTGGCGCCTCTGGCGGTAAAATCTGACTGTCAGGGGCAGGGAATTGGTCAGGCGCTGATGCGCGAAGGTGCTGAAATCCTGGCGGAACTGGGATATCCCGTGGTCGTGGTGCTGGGAGATTCGGCATATTATGGCAAAGGTGGCTTTGTCACAGCAGCCAATCATGGTTTGCGATGTTCCTGGCCGGTGCCGGAAGAAGCGTTCATGGTGAGAGAGCTCATTCACGGAACATTGGATCAGCGGCAGGGGCTGGTGGAATACAGTGCCCAGTTTTCGGCGCTGTAA
- a CDS encoding LysR family transcriptional regulator gives MIERSHLAILREVHRQGSLTAAADSLYLSQSALSHSMKKLEQQLGTPVWTKSGRSLHFTQAGQYLLRLAERVLPQFEHAESQMQQFSTGQRGTLRIGMECHPCYQWLLKVVNPYLKAWPDVDVDVKQKFQFGGLGALFGYEIDVLVTPDPLLRPGIRYIPVFDYEQVLVVDAQSPLAEADYIAPEMLLDQILITYPVEQSRLDIYTSFLTPAKCSPRKHKLIETTDIMLQMVAAGRGVAALPKWLAKEYGDRLSIKAVRLGETGIQKHIHLGVRETDLEIDYLSAFITLADSLSEHRQPAENSTAPRAN, from the coding sequence ATGATAGAGCGCAGCCATCTCGCCATTCTCCGCGAAGTCCACCGACAAGGCTCACTGACTGCCGCAGCCGACAGTCTTTATCTGAGCCAGTCAGCACTCAGTCACAGCATGAAAAAGCTGGAACAGCAGCTCGGTACGCCAGTCTGGACCAAGTCTGGCCGCAGCCTCCACTTTACGCAGGCTGGACAATATCTGCTCAGGCTGGCAGAACGCGTATTGCCCCAGTTTGAGCACGCAGAATCGCAGATGCAGCAGTTTTCCACAGGCCAGCGAGGAACACTGCGGATCGGCATGGAATGCCATCCCTGCTATCAGTGGCTGCTCAAGGTCGTGAATCCTTACCTCAAAGCCTGGCCGGATGTGGATGTCGATGTAAAACAGAAATTTCAGTTTGGCGGCCTGGGCGCGCTGTTCGGATATGAAATCGATGTCCTGGTGACGCCAGATCCGTTATTGCGGCCGGGCATCCGTTATATTCCAGTGTTCGACTATGAGCAGGTACTGGTGGTGGATGCACAGAGCCCGTTGGCTGAAGCCGACTATATCGCGCCGGAGATGCTGCTGGATCAAATCCTGATCACCTACCCGGTCGAACAGAGCCGACTGGATATTTACACCAGCTTTCTGACGCCAGCCAAATGCAGTCCGCGCAAACATAAGCTGATTGAAACTACAGACATTATGCTGCAAATGGTCGCTGCCGGTCGGGGCGTTGCGGCCCTGCCGAAATGGCTGGCCAAGGAGTATGGGGATAGATTATCGATCAAAGCGGTACGGTTGGGAGAGACAGGCATCCAGAAACACATTCATCTGGGGGTCCGGGAAACGGATCTGGAAATTGATTATCTGAGTGCCTTCATTACGCTGGCAGATTCACTGTCGGAACATCGTCAGCCCGCGGAAAACAGCACTGCACCTCGTGCGAACTAA
- a CDS encoding aminotransferase class I/II-fold pyridoxal phosphate-dependent enzyme, translated as MNQYANLKKMIELAEEAWSAASSNGLTHIRTRYTEGSQLVTETGHEFINMCSCSYLGLDKHPDIIQGAIDALTKEKVMILPTSRTRIGLSLLDETETDLSRLFQAEAIVTLSCAAASSGMLPLIASGALSQQEKPLMIFDRYAHFSMNHLKSGCGDETDILTCPHNDLAWIETELKKANGRPVFYIADGAYSMGGYTPIEALKALQEKYGLYLYFDDSHSISMYGNQGVGFVRSSYDTLHPRTIIVASLGKAFGATGGLVLLGDPKMRRAIEIYGGPLGWSQTANVPALGAIRASVRIHESDELVTLQRQLAGIMNTFDELIPTENALNNLPIRVVDLNDAERAIEASAEIYRRGFYTSAVFFPIVARGRAGLRVMGRADLAHEDIAAFCRAVADFQ; from the coding sequence ATGAATCAATATGCAAACCTGAAAAAGATGATTGAACTCGCTGAAGAGGCATGGAGCGCTGCATCCTCCAATGGATTAACCCATATCCGAACCCGATATACCGAGGGAAGCCAGCTGGTGACGGAAACGGGACATGAGTTTATCAATATGTGCTCCTGTTCTTATCTGGGACTGGACAAGCACCCCGATATTATTCAGGGCGCCATTGATGCATTAACCAAGGAAAAGGTGATGATCTTACCGACGTCCAGAACCCGGATTGGTTTGTCATTGCTGGATGAAACTGAAACCGATCTGAGCCGGCTTTTTCAGGCTGAGGCGATTGTGACCCTCTCCTGTGCTGCTGCGTCCAGCGGAATGTTACCTTTAATTGCATCGGGTGCCCTGAGTCAGCAGGAAAAGCCTCTGATGATTTTTGACCGCTATGCTCACTTTTCCATGAATCATCTGAAGTCCGGTTGCGGCGATGAAACGGATATCCTGACTTGTCCCCATAATGATCTGGCCTGGATTGAAACTGAACTGAAGAAAGCGAATGGCCGCCCGGTATTCTATATTGCGGACGGCGCTTACAGTATGGGGGGCTATACACCGATTGAAGCGCTCAAAGCGCTGCAGGAAAAATATGGCCTGTATCTGTATTTTGATGATTCCCATTCCATCAGTATGTACGGCAATCAAGGTGTGGGATTTGTCCGCTCCAGCTATGACACGCTGCATCCGCGTACCATCATTGTGGCTTCGTTAGGCAAAGCTTTTGGAGCGACCGGCGGGTTGGTGTTGCTGGGGGATCCGAAAATGCGCCGGGCCATCGAGATTTATGGCGGCCCGCTGGGATGGTCGCAAACAGCCAATGTCCCTGCGTTGGGCGCGATCAGAGCGTCAGTCCGGATTCATGAGTCGGATGAACTGGTCACCTTACAACGTCAACTTGCCGGGATCATGAATACGTTTGACGAGCTGATCCCGACCGAAAATGCCTTGAACAATCTGCCCATTCGCGTGGTGGATCTCAACGACGCGGAACGCGCAATTGAAGCGTCCGCGGAAATCTACCGGCGGGGATTTTATACCTCGGCGGTGTTCTTTCCGATTGTCGCCAGAGGGCGTGCCGGGTTGCGGGTGATGGGGCGTGCCGATCTGGCCCATGAAGATATTGCAGCATTTTGTCGGGCGGTGGCTGATTTTCAGTAG
- the metE gene encoding 5-methyltetrahydropteroyltriglutamate--homocysteine S-methyltransferase yields the protein MAKIHNLGFPRIGANRELKFALEQYWKGDTLQHELTERAAALRQKHWQHQSALDLTPVGDFSFYDQVLDTSFTLGNLPARVAGLDGDELDNYFRVARGRSANDSGCSCVHAGEMTKWFDTNYHYIVPEFTAETTFELNPERLLTQLAEAQAQGVAAKPVLVGPVTYLWLGKEKDHSNKLELLEKLLPVYSQLLALLAEKGVEWVQIDEPILVTELSSEWQQALNKAYQFLNQGQVKLLLATYFGELKENRSLAVNLQVQGLHVDAVRGRNEVEAVIQALPADKVLSLGVINGRNIWKTDLNGVLSWLEPIARDLGERLWVAPSCSLLHVPVDLNSEQQLDAEIKSWLAFALQKLDELAVLAKALNQGRETVAQALAENQQAIDSRRQSTRVNHPAVQAAVAAITPALGERQHPYAYRIAKQTAHLNLPAFPTTTIGSFPQTAEIRQARLKFKRGELDQATYVAQMQEEIARAVREQEALGLDVLVHGEAERNDMVEYFGEQLDGYAFSQFGWVQSYGSRCVKPPILYGDISRPKAMTVAWTQYAQSLTEKPMKGMLTGPVTILNWSFVRDDQPRAVSCYQLALAIREEVLDLEKAGVKVIQIDEAALREGLPLRQSEWQDYLNWAVTSFRITANGVADETQIHTHMCYSEFNDIIASIAQMDADVITIETSRSDMELLDAFDNFKYPNEIGPGVYDIHSPNIPSEAQMVKLMQLAAERIPAERLWVNPDCGLKTRQWAEVLPALQNMVAAAKTLRGHA from the coding sequence ATGGCTAAAATTCATAACCTGGGTTTCCCGCGTATCGGCGCAAATCGTGAACTGAAATTCGCTCTGGAACAGTATTGGAAAGGTGACACGTTACAGCATGAACTCACCGAGCGGGCTGCCGCCCTGCGTCAGAAGCACTGGCAGCATCAGTCTGCGCTGGATCTGACCCCGGTCGGTGATTTTTCTTTCTATGATCAGGTGCTGGACACCAGTTTTACGCTGGGTAATCTTCCGGCCCGTGTAGCAGGGCTGGATGGGGACGAGCTGGATAACTATTTTCGTGTGGCACGGGGCCGTTCTGCCAACGACAGCGGCTGCAGCTGTGTGCATGCCGGCGAAATGACCAAGTGGTTCGACACCAACTACCACTACATTGTGCCTGAGTTCACCGCAGAGACGACGTTTGAACTCAATCCTGAGCGTCTGCTGACACAGCTGGCTGAAGCACAGGCGCAGGGTGTGGCTGCAAAACCGGTGTTGGTGGGGCCTGTGACTTATCTCTGGCTCGGTAAAGAAAAAGACCACTCAAACAAATTGGAATTGCTGGAAAAACTGTTGCCAGTTTACAGTCAGTTACTGGCATTGCTGGCAGAAAAAGGAGTGGAATGGGTTCAGATTGATGAGCCGATCCTGGTCACTGAACTGTCCTCGGAATGGCAGCAGGCACTGAACAAAGCCTATCAATTTTTGAATCAGGGGCAGGTGAAACTGCTGCTGGCCACCTATTTTGGGGAACTGAAAGAAAACCGATCCCTGGCTGTGAATCTGCAGGTTCAGGGACTGCATGTTGATGCCGTTCGTGGCCGCAACGAAGTCGAGGCCGTGATTCAGGCACTGCCTGCAGACAAGGTGTTGTCGCTGGGAGTGATTAACGGCCGGAATATCTGGAAAACCGACCTGAATGGCGTACTGAGCTGGCTGGAGCCGATTGCCCGGGATCTGGGCGAACGGCTGTGGGTCGCACCCTCGTGTTCATTGCTGCATGTGCCGGTTGATCTGAACAGTGAACAGCAGCTGGATGCGGAAATTAAATCCTGGCTGGCCTTTGCCCTGCAGAAACTGGACGAACTGGCTGTTTTGGCCAAAGCCCTGAATCAGGGGCGTGAGACTGTGGCTCAGGCGCTGGCAGAAAACCAGCAGGCGATAGACAGCCGCCGCCAGTCAACCCGCGTGAATCATCCGGCGGTTCAGGCCGCGGTGGCTGCGATAACACCAGCACTTGGGGAACGTCAGCATCCGTATGCATATCGGATTGCCAAGCAAACTGCGCATCTCAATCTGCCAGCTTTCCCGACCACGACCATCGGCTCATTCCCACAGACGGCGGAAATCCGTCAGGCCCGCCTGAAATTCAAAAGAGGCGAATTGGATCAGGCGACTTATGTTGCGCAGATGCAGGAAGAAATCGCCCGTGCCGTGCGCGAGCAGGAAGCGCTGGGGCTGGATGTGCTGGTACACGGCGAGGCCGAACGGAACGATATGGTCGAGTATTTTGGTGAGCAGCTTGATGGCTATGCCTTCAGCCAGTTTGGCTGGGTTCAGTCTTATGGTTCCCGTTGTGTGAAGCCGCCGATTCTCTATGGGGATATCAGCCGTCCGAAAGCCATGACTGTCGCCTGGACCCAGTACGCGCAGTCGCTGACTGAAAAACCGATGAAAGGCATGCTGACCGGGCCGGTGACGATTCTGAACTGGTCTTTTGTGCGTGACGATCAGCCGCGTGCGGTGTCTTGCTACCAGCTGGCACTGGCGATCCGGGAAGAGGTACTGGATTTGGAAAAAGCCGGGGTGAAAGTCATTCAGATCGATGAAGCCGCTTTGCGTGAAGGCTTGCCTCTGCGCCAGTCTGAGTGGCAGGACTACCTGAACTGGGCCGTGACATCTTTTCGGATCACCGCCAATGGTGTCGCGGATGAAACACAGATCCATACCCACATGTGTTATTCCGAGTTCAACGATATCATCGCATCGATTGCACAGATGGATGCAGATGTGATCACCATCGAGACCTCGCGCTCAGATATGGAATTGCTCGATGCCTTTGATAACTTCAAGTATCCGAATGAGATTGGGCCGGGCGTGTACGATATTCACTCCCCCAATATTCCGAGCGAAGCGCAGATGGTCAAACTGATGCAGCTGGCTGCAGAGCGGATTCCGGCTGAGCGCCTGTGGGTGAACCCGGACTGCGGTCTGAAAACCCGCCAGTGGGCTGAAGTGCTGCCCGCACTGCAAAACATGGTTGCAGCGGCAAAAACACTGCGCGGCCACGCTTAA
- a CDS encoding MaoC family dehydratase — translation MKAKMLSRLQPVGEQRYVESHGLYYDDFEIGDIYEHRPGRTVTEVDNIWQSLINMNTHPLHIDAVYASETEFERPLVSSLVTFSIIGGLSLASTSARAIANLGWKNVALKAPVFVGDTLYAESRILHKRLSNSRPNQGIVTVETKGLKDSGEVVLIWERSFLVPVDPELQALR, via the coding sequence ATGAAAGCCAAAATGCTCAGCCGATTGCAGCCTGTCGGGGAACAACGATATGTCGAGTCCCACGGGCTTTATTATGATGACTTTGAAATTGGCGATATTTACGAGCATCGTCCAGGCAGAACTGTTACGGAAGTCGACAATATCTGGCAATCGCTCATCAATATGAACACCCATCCGCTTCACATTGATGCGGTCTATGCGTCTGAAACTGAATTTGAAAGGCCGCTGGTCTCGAGCCTGGTGACCTTCTCGATTATTGGCGGGCTGAGTCTGGCCAGTACCAGCGCCAGAGCCATTGCGAATCTGGGCTGGAAAAATGTGGCACTGAAAGCGCCGGTATTTGTGGGAGATACCCTGTATGCGGAATCCAGAATCCTGCATAAGCGCTTGTCGAACTCTCGCCCGAATCAGGGCATCGTCACCGTCGAAACCAAGGGGCTGAAAGACAGCGGGGAAGTCGTTTTGATCTGGGAGCGCAGCTTTCTGGTGCCAGTGGATCCGGAATTGCAGGCTCTGCGATGA